The following are encoded together in the Conger conger chromosome 11, fConCon1.1, whole genome shotgun sequence genome:
- the srp19 gene encoding signal recognition particle 19 kDa protein, with amino-acid sequence MAHLTTNPAIKERFMCIYPAYVNNKKTLAEGRRIPSEKGVENPTCSEIRDVLSAAGVNVLVENKMYPREWNRDVQFRGRVRVQLKEEDGTLCQERFSSRKDLMLYVAEMIPKLKTRTQKSGAGESNAQPGEGGRKGKKKKK; translated from the exons ATGGCACATTTAACTACAAACCCTGCCATCAAAGAAag gttcaTGTGCATATACCCTGCATATGTAAACAATAAGAAGACGTTAGCGGAAGGAAGAAGAATACCGTCTGAAAAG GGTGTGGAAAATCCGACATGCTCCGAAATCCGGGATGTCCTCTCTGCAGCCGGAGTGAATGTGCTGGTTGAG AACAAGATGTACCCCAGGGAGTGGAACCGAGATGTGCAGTTTAGAGGAAGGGTCCGTGTCCAGCTGAAAGAAGAAGATGGAACCCTGTGCCAGGAAAGGTTTTCATCTC GTAAAGACTTGATGCTCTACGTGGCTGAAATGATACCGAAGTTGAAGACCAGGACACAGAAGAGCGGGGCCGGGGAGAGCAACGCCCAGccgggagaggggggcaggaaggggaagaagaagaagaagtag